The sequence below is a genomic window from Haemophilus pittmaniae.
AAATCTGGCAAAAAATTCGAATTCCCAGTATCTTGGGGTATTGATCTATCCTCCGAACACGAGCGTTATTTGGCAGAAGAATATTTCAAATCCCCGGTCGTTGTGAAAAACTATCCAAAAGATATCAAAGCCTTCTATATGCGTCTCAATGACGACGGTAAAACCGTGGCAGCAATGGATGTATTAGCTCCTGGGATTGGGGAAATTATCGGCGGTTCACAACGTGAAGAACGCTTGGAAGTCTTGGACAAACGCATGGCCGAAATGGGGCTCAATCCGGAAGACTACTGGTGGTATCGTGATTTGCGTAAATACGGCACCGTGCCACATTCCGGTTTTGGCTTAGGTTTTGAGCGCCTCATCGTATATGTGACCGGTGTTCAAAATATTCGTGATGTGATCCCATTCCCTCGTTCACCACGTAACGCCAATTTCTAATCTTTCCAAAACGACTGTCTTCGTTGAGATCGTTTCCTGCGATTTCGACGGGCAGTCGTTTTTTCGTTAGCCATATCAGAGGAAGCGCATTGCGTATTTTCGTAAAACGCCCCTTTGAAAATTGGAGTTTTCTCAAAAACAGCATCTAAGTCATTGATTTTATTAGTGTTGATTAAAAAAGTTTTTTCAGCGCTTATTTAGGAAAGTAATATGGACAAAATTAAGCAATTATTTGCCAACAATTTCAGTTGGGCACAACGTATGAAAGAGGAAAATTCTACCTATTTCAAAGAGTTGGCCGATCACCAAACCCCCCATTATTTATGGATCGGTTGTTCTGACAGCCGTGTTCCTGCAGAGAAACTCACTAATCTGGAGCCCGGTGAATTATTCGTTCACCGTAACGTAGCCAATCAAGTGATCCACACGGATCTCAACTGTTTATCGGTAGTGCAATACGCGGTGGATGTGTTAAATATCGAGCATATCATCATTTGTGGTCATACTAATTGTGGTGGGATTAAAGCGGCTATTGCGGATAAGGATTTGGGATTAATCAATAACTGGTTGTTACATATTCGTGACATTTGGTTTAAACACGGCCATTTATTGGGCAAACTTTCACCGGAAAAACGTGCCGATATGCTGACTAAAATCAATGTGGCGGAACAGGTTTATAACTTAGGTCGCTCATCTATCGTGAAAAGTGCTTGGGAAAAAGGCAAGAAATTGTCGCTACACGGTTGGGTATATGACGTTAACGATGGATTCTTAATTGACCAAGGGGTAATAGCGAATAGCCGTGAAAGCCTGGAAATATCCTACCGCAACGCGATTGCCCGTTTATTAACCTTGGAAGAGGAAGATATTTTAAGAAAAGAACCGACTGAGGAAAACCCATAAATCAAAACAAAAAGTGCGGTAACTCTTGTTAACCGCACTTTTTTTATTTGACCTGTAAGGTTTGCATATACAGCAACGGATCGATTTCCGTTAAATAATGCCCCAATTCTTGCGTTTCCGGTTTATGTACGTAAGGCAATTTGCCAAGCAACGGTGCCGCAATATTTTTACTCAATATCTCTATAATCTCTGCGTAATGGCTCAATCCCGGATTGATCCGGTTGGCTATCCAGCCTAACATCGGTACGCCTAACTGCTCAATTGCTTTAGCGGTTAATAAGGCGTGATTAATACAACCTTCTTTGATGCCAACGACCAGTACCACCGGCATTTTGTGTTGACTGACCCAATCGGCAAAGCTCTTACCTTCCGCCATTGGTGTCATGAAACCGAATGACCCCTCCACCACAACTGATTGATAACGTTGATTAAGCGCATCTAGCATCTGATCGACCTTAGTTAGCTTAATACGTCCACCATCAACTCCCAACATCGGTAAATTATGGGAAAATGTGTAACTATTAATATCTTGATAAGCGACCTTTTGATTGGAAGCATGCATCAACGCAAGCACGTCATTATTATCCATATTATCGTAATCGCTATCCGGTGTGCTTGGCTCGCTTATAGCCGGATACAGGCTTTCCTCACAACCGCAGGCAATCGGTTTAAAACCGACAATTTGCACGCCTCTCGCCTGTAAAGCCTGAATAATGGCACGACAAGCAGTAGTTTTACCAACATTGGTATCGGTACCTACCACAAAAAAGCTGCTCATTTTGTCTCCCTCACAGTCTGAATTCTTAAAAATTGAGAAAAAACCTCAAATGGGCGGCGATTCTAGCGAAGTTTGTTCCTTGAAAAGTTGAGATAACGCAAGGTTTACACTAAGGTTAACAAAAAATTTACAATTACTTGATCCAGCTCAAACTATTAAAGAGTCCGTCATCCTCTTTCGCCAGTTGCAAGTAAAAGCCTTGTCCTTGAATAGCCTGCAACACTTCCTGCTTATCAGCATTCTTTAATTCTTTGCTTCCCAGTAAATTAAACGGTATGACGAATTGTGGTCGACCAAACGCCTGTAATAAGGCATCCGGCACCTTGGAAAAATCATCTCGTTTAGCAATATAAAGATAGCTTCCCGGCTTTTTTACGCTTTTATAAATGGCACAAAGCATATTTTCTCCCAAAATAAAAACCCTGCTGGGTTACCCCAACAAGGTTTTTTTACACAGTGAAGGAATTATTTAGTTAATGCTTCTTTCACTTCAGTTGCTTTTTGTTCAACAGCGTCTTTTGCTTCACCCGCTGCTTCTTTGGCGCTACCGACTTTCTCTGCTGCCGCATCTTTCAATTCGGCTGCTTTATCGGATACCGCTTGTTTGGCATCAGCCATTTTTTCCATAGCCGCGTCTTTCGCTACACCTACTTTCTCAACTGCTGCATCTTTTGCATCAGAAATTTTTTGAGCTGCCGCATCTTTCATTTCAGTTGCGGTTTGTTTAGCGGAGTCCATCGCGTCTTTTGCTGCATCTTTGACATCTGCGGCTGCATTTTTAGCGGCTTCTTTTACATCAGCTGCTGCACTTACCGCGGCATCTTTCATATCAGCCGCTGCATTAGCGGTGGCATCTTTGGCCGCTTCAACTTTCTGTGCGGTTTCCTGTTTATCAAAACAACCTGTCATGGTTAATGATGCGCCAAGAACTAATGCTGCTAATACTGATTTTTTCATTTTCAAATCTCCATTTAATCGTTTATCAATGAAAAGCAAAGCGCTTGGGCTTTGCGGGGGCGTAGTTTACGGAAAAATCAAAAAAAGAAAACCTTTTCGACCGAAATTTACTTTTGCCACACCTTTACATTTCCTTATAACAAGCAAAATGGCTTCCTAACACACTGAAATCAAAAAATATTCTAAAAAGTTCCCGAAAAAAATTTTATTTTTTGTAAAGAAGATAATTTTATTTCTTTGTTTATTATTTAAACGATTTATAGGTTTTCCGGTGGATAATGATGGCTTTCTAAACGTCCTTTCTGACCATCCCAATCCACTTGAGCAATGGTAGATGGATAAAAACTAATCGGATTCCGCTTGCCATAAAGCTCTGCCACAATGTCACCAACCAATGGTAAATGGGAGATTAATAACACTGCCTGCGTCCCTTGCTCTGCCAGTACGGCTAAATAATTGGCTACAGTTGTTTCATTACCATAGGGCGTAATACCTTCCCATGTCTCCATTTTATTATCTAAATCGCCCGAAAATGCTGCTGATACTGCAGTAAAAGTTTGTTGTGCACGGGTATAAGGGCTCACCAGTACCTTATCCAGCACAATTCCTGTCATTTTCAAATACTGTTGTAACCATTCGCCCTGCAATGTTGATTGATGTTTACCATAATCCGTTAAACGACGCTCTTTATCGCTTTGAGCCATCACTTCGGATTCACCGTGACGCATAATAAATACTTTCATTTCGCTTTCCTGTAAAAATGTAAAAATCAAAATAAAAATGGGAGCTATGCCCCCATTTATCCTTAAATGATCTCGATTATCCTTGTTCTAAAAGGCAATCATCACTTAAGCGGCTTTTACCGCCTCAGCAATTTCCTCGGCACATTGCTGTGCCAAAGAACCGTCTTCACATTCTACCATCACGCGGATCAATGGTTCTGTACCGGATTTACGTAATAGAATGCGTCCTTTACCGGCGAGACGTTGTTCAACATCGGCAGCCACAGCACGCACATTATCATTTTCCAACGGATTGGTTCCGCCCGCAAAACGGACGTTAATTAGCACTTGCGGGAATAATTGTACTCCACCGGCTAATTCATGCAACGATAAACGGTGTTTAGCCATCGCAGATAACACCGCTAAGGAAGCAATGATGCCATCACCGGTAGTATTTTTATCAGCAATAATAATGTGACCGGAATTTTCGCCACCCAAAGTCCAACCGTTTTCCTGCATTTTTTCCAACACATAACGGTCGCCCACATTAGCCCGAACAAAAGGCACACCTAACATTTTTAAGGCGATTTCCAAGCTCATGTTACTCATAAGCGTACCCACAACACCACCTTTCAACTGACCGGATCGCAATGCTTCACGAGCAATAATAAAGAGGATTTGGTCACCATCGATTTGGTTACCTTTGTGATCGACCATCATAATGCGGTCACCATCACCGTCATAGGCCAAGCCCACATCGGCACCAACTTCCAACACTTTAGCCTGTAACGCACGTGTATCGGTCGCACCACAATGATCATTAATATTTGTACCGTTCGGTTGAGTACCGATTTCAATCACTTCAGCCCCTAACTCACGCATCACATTTGGTGCAATATCATAGGTAGCACCATTAGCACAATCCACAACAATTTTATAGCCATCTAAACTTAAGTGCGCTGGGAAAGTACCTTTACAAAACTCAATATAACGTCCTGCTGCATCTTTGATGCGACTTGCTTTACCCAAATCAGCGGATTCCACGCAGTCCATCGGTTGTTCCAACATTGCTTCGATCGCTTCCTCAATTTCATCAGGCAATTTTGTGCCTTGAGCAGAGAAGAATTTGATACCGTTATCATAGTATGGGTTATGTGAAGCAGAAATAACAATTCCCGCCTCCGCACGGAAAGTGCGGGTCAAATAGGCAATGGCCGGGGTTGGCATTGGGCCAGTAAAAGCGGCTGACAAACCGGCTGCGGCTAATCCCGCTTCTAGCGCAGATTCCAACATATAGCCGGAAATTCGGGTATCTTTACCGATCAGCACGGTACGGGAACCTTGGGAAGCCAAAACCTTTCCGGCTGCCCAGCCCAGTTTTAATGCAAAATCGGGCGTAATCGGATAACTACCCACTTTGCCGCGTACCCCATCGGTACCGAAATATTTACGATTTGCCATCATTCATCCTTAATTAATTGAAATGTTAAGCATTCAGCGTAGCTTGCCAGATTTTCAATGCATCGGCAGTTGCCGCCACATCATGAACGCGTAGAATTTTTGCACCGTTTTGTGCTGCAACTAGCGCACCTACCGCACTTCCAACCAGACGCTCGTCTACCGGTTTGTCCAATACAGCGCCAATCATCGATTTGCGCGAAAGGCCGATTAACAACGCATAGCCATCCTCGGTAAAACGGGCAAGCTGTTGTAATAATTGATAATTATGTTGTACGGTTTTGCCAAAACCAAAACCAACATCCCACAGAATATGTTCCTTAGCCAATCCCGCCGCCAAACAGTCTTGGGTTCGGGCTTGTAAAAACGCATACACTTCCGCAACCACATCGCCATAATGCGGCTCGGTTTGCATTGTGCGCGGTTGCCCCTGCATATGCATAATGCAGGTTGGCAAATTTAGTGCGGCTGCCGTTGCCAAGGCGCCGTCTTCGCGTAAGGCTCGAATATCATTGATCATATCCATACCAACTGTCGCAGCTTGTCGCATCACTTCAGCTTTAGATGTATCAACGGAAATCCAACAATCAAAGCGTTGTGCGACAGCTTCCACGACAGGCACAACGCGCGCTAATTCTTCCTCAAGGGAAACCTCAGCAGCCATCGGACGGGTCGACTCGCCACCAATATCAATAATGGTTGCGCCTTCTTTAAGCATTTTTTCCGCTTGGAATAATGCATTATCCAATTGCAAAAAACGCCCGCTATCGGAAAAGGAATCCGGTGTAACATTGAGGATGCCCATAATTTGCGGCGAACCCAAATCTAGACATTTATTATTGGCGTAAAGTTTCATCACGTCCGGCAGGTATTAAAAAATTGAAGGGCGTCATTATAGCGAAAGATCGACTATTTTTGTATGGAAATGGAGTTTGTTTTTTATATCCCATAAAATCAATAGGTTACACTACTTTTTTAAGCAAACGATGGTTTTCCCAAGGGCATTTTATACGATAAACTGGGTTTTAAAACCAACTCTAATAAAATCAATGAGTTACATGCTATTTTAGATAAAACTTTGATTTTCGATGGGGCGTTTAAGGGAATAAAAAAGGACGGTTTCCCGTCCTTTCATTTATTCACCTTGCAATTATTTAACTTCGCGGAACAAAATTTCGCCCGGAATAACCGAACCTTGCCAGTAAAGCTCACTGGCCACTTTTTCCGCTAATTGTAAGAAGGCTTGGGCGATTTCACCTTGCGGATCTGCTGCCACTGTCGGTTTACCAAAATCCAAATCTTCCCGTAAACGAATATGTAATGGCAATTGGCCAAGCACTTGCACGTTATATTTACGCGCCATTTTTTCTGCGCCACCGGTACCAAAAATTGCTTCATGGTGGCCGCAATTAGAACAAATATGCATCGACATATTTTCAACAATTCCTAATACCGGCACGGAAACCCGTTCGAACATGGCAATGCCCTTCACCGCATCCAATAATGCAATATCCTGTGGCGTTGTTACCACCACGGCACCAGTCACTGGAATCTGTTGGGAAAGGGTTAGCTGAATATCGCCGGTGCCCGGAGGCATATCGATTACTAAATAATCTAGCTCATTCCACAAGGTTTCATTCAATAATTGGCTTAACGCACTGCTAGCCATTGGACCACGCCAAATAGTCGCATTATCATCACTCATCAGATAACCAATGGAATTGCTGTCTAAGCCTAATGCCTTAATTGGGCTGATATGTTGATTATCTGGTGAGGTTGGGCGTTGATCCGCCGCACCTAGCATATGTGGAATCGATGGACCGTAAATATCCGCATCCAAAATACCTACTTTGGCACCTTGTGCTTGCAGAGCCAAAGCTAAATTCACCGATACCGTTGATTTACCAACACCACCTTTCCCCGAAGTCACGGCAATAATATTTTTCACGCCTTTCACCGCCGGTTGGTCGTTGGCACGTTTTAAGGTCGCAATTTGATAATTCACTGCCCATTTAATTTGGCGACACTCGGCTGCGGCTAACAAAGCTTCAGAAACGCTTTGTTTGAGTGCCTCCACACCGGTATTCCAAGCAAAAGGTAATTGCAATTCAATGCGTAGCAAATCACCGGCTTTTTCCGCTTTTTTTAACGCATTTAAAGCAATGAGATCTTTTTTAAGGGTGGGATACTGAAATTGTTGAATGATTTGGCTAATTTGCGCCTGCTGTTGCGGGCTGAGGTTATCGGAGAAAGTTGTTGTCATATCTGTTCCTTGAAAGTAGAGTAAATTTGTCGGGCACATTTAACCATTTTCAGCGCCATCTGTTAAGTAACTTGTTCGTTCAACTAGAAAAAATACCGTTGTTCGGGTATCATACGCGCAATTTTTTTGCACTTTAAACAGAGAAAAACAATGTCAAATTCATCCCGTAAAATTTTAGTGACCTGTGCCTTACCTTATGCCAATGGCGCTATTCATTTGGGTCATATGTTGGAGCATATCCAAGCGGATATTTGGGTTCGCTTTCAACGGATGCGCGGCCACCACGTACATTTTGTGTGTGCAGATGATGCACACGGCACGCCGATTATGCTCAATGCCGATAAATTAGGCATTACTCCGGAGCAGCTTATCGAGCAGGCGAAAGCAGATCATATTCGTGATTTCCAAGGGTTTAATATTAGCTTCGATAATTATCATTCCACCCACAGTGAAGAAAATCGCGAAATCACAGCTGAAATTTACAACAAACTCAACGCAGCCGGTTTTATTAAAACTAAAACTATTTCGCAGCTTTTTGACCCGGAAAAAAATATGTTCTTGCCTGATCGTTTCGTCAAAGGCACTTGTCCGAACTGCGGTGCGGAAGATCAATACGGGGATAACTGCGAGGTCTGTGCATCAACTTATAGCCCAATGGATTTGCTTAATCCGCGTTCAGCGGTTTCCGGTGCAACTCCTATCGTAAAAGAATCGGAACATTTTTTCTTTGATTTACCGGCCTTTGAAGGCATGTTAAAAGACTGGACCCGTTCCGGCACGCTACAGCCGGAAATTGCGAATAAGATGCAGGAATGGTTTGAAAGCGGTTTACAACAATGGGATATTTCCCGTGATGCCCCTTACTTTGGATTCCCAATTCCAGGCACCAAAGACAAATTCTTCTATGTTTGGTTGGATGCGCCAATTGGCTACATGGCATCCTTCAAAAATCTTTGCCAACGTGAAGGACTTGATTTTAATGAATTCTGGGCAGAAGACTCAACTGCCGAGCTTTATCACTTCATCGGTAAGGATATTGTTTATTTCCATAGCCTATTCTGGCCGGCCATGTTGCAAGGTGCAGGATACCGCAAACCGACCAACGTCTTTGCCCACGGCTATGTCACCGTAGACGGCGCGAAAATGTCTAAATCCCGCGGTACCTTTATTCAGGCATCAACCTATTTAAACCATCTTGATCCGGAATGTTTGCGTTATTACTACGCGGCTAAACTCAACGATCGTATTGAAGATCTGGATTTCAATTTGGATGACTTTGTACAACGGGTCAATACCGACATCGTAAATAAGCTGGTCAACCTGGCTTCACGTAATGCCGGTTTTATTGCTAAACGCTTTGACGGTAAATTGGCCAATACCTTGGAAGATACCGCGCTATTTAACGAATTTACCGCGCAAGCGGAGCAGATCGCGAATTATTATGAACAACGCGAATATAACAAAGCGATTCGTGAGATCATGGCATTAACCGATAAAGCCAATAAATACATTGATGAAAAAGCACCTTGGGTATTAGCGAAAGAGGAAGGCAAAGAAAGCGAATTGCAGGCGGTTTGCTCAATGGGTATCGAATTATTCCGTATCTTAATGAGTTATTTAAAACCGGTTCTACCACAATTGGCTGAACGGGCAGAATCCTTCCTGCAAACCGAATTACGTTGGGATAACATTGCCCAACCATTGCACAACCACCAATTAGCGCCGTTTAAAGCCTTGTTCTCGCGTTTGGACAAAAAACAAATTGATGCCGTTGTGGATGAAACCAAAGCATTATTTGCCGCAACACAAACAGCCCCGGCAAGCAAAGCTGCAACAGAATCAGCCAGCAGTAATATCGAACCGATTGCCGATAGCATCAGCATCGATGATTTTGCCAAAATCGATATGCGAGTAGCGAAGGTATTGCAATGTGAGGCGGTTCCGGAATCCAACAAATTGTTGCGTTTCCAATTGGATTTAGGCGATCACCAACGCCAAGTACTTTCTGGTATTAAAGCTGCCTACGGCAAACCGGAAGAACTTGTTGGCCGTTTTGTGATTGTGGTAGCTAACCTTGCTCCACGCAAAATGAAATTCGGAGTTTCAGAAGGAATGATCCTCTCCGCCGGTAGCGGTGGTGCTGACTTATTCCTACTTTCCGCGGATAGCGGAGTCACTGCAGGAATGCAGGTTAAATAAAATAAAGGGCGACACTTGTCGCCTTTTTTATTGCTTAAATTAAGCAAATACCCTAGTATATCACTCAACTTATAGCATCAAAGACAACGAGGAAAATCATATGGCAAAGGAACTCATCTGTTACAAAAGAATGCCCGTATGGACTGCTGATCGCCTACCACAAATGTTTCGCGAAAAGCACAACACGAAAGTCGGTACTTGGGGGAAATTAACCGTATTAAAAGGCCAACTGAAATTTTTCGAGCTCAATGAAGATGGCTCAGTAATTGCCGAACATCTCTTTAGCGCCGGCAGTGAATCACCTTTTGTTGAACCACAAAGCTGGCATCGCGTAGAAGCAGCAAGCGATGACTTAGAGTGTTTTTTGGAATTTTACTGTACGCCAGAAGATTACTTCAGTAAAAAATACAATATGACCGCCACGCATTCGGAAGTGGTCGAAGCCATGCAAACCATCCAGCCATGCAAAGTATTAGATTTAGGTTGTGGCCAAGGACGCAACTCACTTTATTTGGCTCTTAAGGAATTTGATGTCACCGCTTGGGATCACAATGAAAGCAGCTTGGCTTTCTTAAACGAAACCAAGGCAAAAGAAAATTTAGAAATCGACACAGCGCTGTATGATATCAATCAGGCCGCGATTAGTGAAAATTATGATTTTATTCTATCCACTGTTGTCTTTATGTTCTTAGATCGTGCCCGTATTCCGGCGATTATTGACAACATGCAGCAGCACACCAAACCGGGTGGTTATAATCTCATCGTTGCAGCTATGTCCACCGATGATGTACCTTGTCCGTTAGCCTTTTCCTTCACCTTCAAAGAAAATGAATTGAAGGAATATTATCAAGGTTGGCAATTCATTAAATACAATGAAAACATGGGTGAATTGCATAAAACCGATGAAAATGGTAATCGCATTAAAATGAAATTTGTCACCATGCTGGCTAAAAAACCACAATAATTCGATTAGCCACAAACAAGGGCGTTTTATATACGCCCTTGATTTTGTCTAGACGGCAACAAACGCCCCCTCGAAAATCAAAGTTTTTGTCAAAAACAACCATAACCCATTGATTTTATTAGGGTTGATGTAAAATCTATTTTTAGCACATTGCTGTCGTTCAACCGTTCACGGGAAATTTGCCCAATCCCCTATTCCCCCTTATAATCTCCACTCCATTTATCCAAGAATAAAATTGAATGTCCAATAACGCCGGCGCCAATAAAAAAATAGCCAAAAACACTCTCTTTTTGTATATCCGCATGCTCTTCAATATGGGCGCGATGCTCTATATTTCCCGCGTGGTCTTGCGGGTGTTGGGCGTGGAAGATTTTGGTGTCTACAACATTGTTATGGGCGTGGTGATCCTATTTTCATTTTTTAACGGCACCATGACCGCCACTACACAGCGTTTCATTAATGTAGAAAAAGCCTCAGGTGATCCCTTAAAGGTTAATAAAGTCTTCAATATCAGTATCTTAAATCATGTACTGATTATGTTCTTGGTCGTTCTGTTGGCAGAAACCGCCGGCCTATGGTTTCTGAATGTCAAACTTAATATTCCCGCTGCCCGAATGCCTGCAGCCAATATTGTCTATCAATTAGCGCTTTTAATCGCCTTGGTCGAAATCATCAAGGTGCCTTTTAATGCGATGATTGTAGCCCATGAAAAGATGGCTTTTTATGCTTGGCTCGGACTTGCAGAAACAGTACTTAAACTCAGCG
It includes:
- the folP gene encoding dihydropteroate synthase translates to MKLYANNKCLDLGSPQIMGILNVTPDSFSDSGRFLQLDNALFQAEKMLKEGATIIDIGGESTRPMAAEVSLEEELARVVPVVEAVAQRFDCWISVDTSKAEVMRQAATVGMDMINDIRALREDGALATAAALNLPTCIMHMQGQPRTMQTEPHYGDVVAEVYAFLQARTQDCLAAGLAKEHILWDVGFGFGKTVQHNYQLLQQLARFTEDGYALLIGLSRKSMIGAVLDKPVDERLVGSAVGALVAAQNGAKILRVHDVAATADALKIWQATLNA
- the can gene encoding carbonate dehydratase produces the protein MDKIKQLFANNFSWAQRMKEENSTYFKELADHQTPHYLWIGCSDSRVPAEKLTNLEPGELFVHRNVANQVIHTDLNCLSVVQYAVDVLNIEHIIICGHTNCGGIKAAIADKDLGLINNWLLHIRDIWFKHGHLLGKLSPEKRADMLTKINVAEQVYNLGRSSIVKSAWEKGKKLSLHGWVYDVNDGFLIDQGVIANSRESLEISYRNAIARLLTLEEEDILRKEPTEENP
- the glmM gene encoding phosphoglucosamine mutase, coding for MANRKYFGTDGVRGKVGSYPITPDFALKLGWAAGKVLASQGSRTVLIGKDTRISGYMLESALEAGLAAAGLSAAFTGPMPTPAIAYLTRTFRAEAGIVISASHNPYYDNGIKFFSAQGTKLPDEIEEAIEAMLEQPMDCVESADLGKASRIKDAAGRYIEFCKGTFPAHLSLDGYKIVVDCANGATYDIAPNVMRELGAEVIEIGTQPNGTNINDHCGATDTRALQAKVLEVGADVGLAYDGDGDRIMMVDHKGNQIDGDQILFIIAREALRSGQLKGGVVGTLMSNMSLEIALKMLGVPFVRANVGDRYVLEKMQENGWTLGGENSGHIIIADKNTTGDGIIASLAVLSAMAKHRLSLHELAGGVQLFPQVLINVRFAGGTNPLENDNVRAVAADVEQRLAGKGRILLRKSGTEPLIRVMVECEDGSLAQQCAEEIAEAVKAA
- a CDS encoding histone, with translation MKKSVLAALVLGASLTMTGCFDKQETAQKVEAAKDATANAAADMKDAAVSAAADVKEAAKNAAADVKDAAKDAMDSAKQTATEMKDAAAQKISDAKDAAVEKVGVAKDAAMEKMADAKQAVSDKAAELKDAAAEKVGSAKEAAGEAKDAVEQKATEVKEALTK
- the metG gene encoding methionine--tRNA ligase, with the protein product MHFKQRKTMSNSSRKILVTCALPYANGAIHLGHMLEHIQADIWVRFQRMRGHHVHFVCADDAHGTPIMLNADKLGITPEQLIEQAKADHIRDFQGFNISFDNYHSTHSEENREITAEIYNKLNAAGFIKTKTISQLFDPEKNMFLPDRFVKGTCPNCGAEDQYGDNCEVCASTYSPMDLLNPRSAVSGATPIVKESEHFFFDLPAFEGMLKDWTRSGTLQPEIANKMQEWFESGLQQWDISRDAPYFGFPIPGTKDKFFYVWLDAPIGYMASFKNLCQREGLDFNEFWAEDSTAELYHFIGKDIVYFHSLFWPAMLQGAGYRKPTNVFAHGYVTVDGAKMSKSRGTFIQASTYLNHLDPECLRYYYAAKLNDRIEDLDFNLDDFVQRVNTDIVNKLVNLASRNAGFIAKRFDGKLANTLEDTALFNEFTAQAEQIANYYEQREYNKAIREIMALTDKANKYIDEKAPWVLAKEEGKESELQAVCSMGIELFRILMSYLKPVLPQLAERAESFLQTELRWDNIAQPLHNHQLAPFKALFSRLDKKQIDAVVDETKALFAATQTAPASKAATESASSNIEPIADSISIDDFAKIDMRVAKVLQCEAVPESNKLLRFQLDLGDHQRQVLSGIKAAYGKPEELVGRFVIVVANLAPRKMKFGVSEGMILSAGSGGADLFLLSADSGVTAGMQVK
- the bioD gene encoding dethiobiotin synthase, giving the protein MSSFFVVGTDTNVGKTTACRAIIQALQARGVQIVGFKPIACGCEESLYPAISEPSTPDSDYDNMDNNDVLALMHASNQKVAYQDINSYTFSHNLPMLGVDGGRIKLTKVDQMLDALNQRYQSVVVEGSFGFMTPMAEGKSFADWVSQHKMPVVLVVGIKEGCINHALLTAKAIEQLGVPMLGWIANRINPGLSHYAEIIEILSKNIAAPLLGKLPYVHKPETQELGHYLTEIDPLLYMQTLQVK
- the apbC gene encoding iron-sulfur cluster carrier protein ApbC, coding for MTTTFSDNLSPQQQAQISQIIQQFQYPTLKKDLIALNALKKAEKAGDLLRIELQLPFAWNTGVEALKQSVSEALLAAAECRQIKWAVNYQIATLKRANDQPAVKGVKNIIAVTSGKGGVGKSTVSVNLALALQAQGAKVGILDADIYGPSIPHMLGAADQRPTSPDNQHISPIKALGLDSNSIGYLMSDDNATIWRGPMASSALSQLLNETLWNELDYLVIDMPPGTGDIQLTLSQQIPVTGAVVVTTPQDIALLDAVKGIAMFERVSVPVLGIVENMSMHICSNCGHHEAIFGTGGAEKMARKYNVQVLGQLPLHIRLREDLDFGKPTVAADPQGEIAQAFLQLAEKVASELYWQGSVIPGEILFREVK
- the tehB gene encoding SAM-dependent methyltransferase TehB; the protein is MAKELICYKRMPVWTADRLPQMFREKHNTKVGTWGKLTVLKGQLKFFELNEDGSVIAEHLFSAGSESPFVEPQSWHRVEAASDDLECFLEFYCTPEDYFSKKYNMTATHSEVVEAMQTIQPCKVLDLGCGQGRNSLYLALKEFDVTAWDHNESSLAFLNETKAKENLEIDTALYDINQAAISENYDFILSTVVFMFLDRARIPAIIDNMQQHTKPGGYNLIVAAMSTDDVPCPLAFSFTFKENELKEYYQGWQFIKYNENMGELHKTDENGNRIKMKFVTMLAKKPQ
- a CDS encoding YcgL domain-containing protein, whose product is MLCAIYKSVKKPGSYLYIAKRDDFSKVPDALLQAFGRPQFVIPFNLLGSKELKNADKQEVLQAIQGQGFYLQLAKEDDGLFNSLSWIK
- the sixA gene encoding phosphohistidine phosphatase SixA, which produces MKVFIMRHGESEVMAQSDKERRLTDYGKHQSTLQGEWLQQYLKMTGIVLDKVLVSPYTRAQQTFTAVSAAFSGDLDNKMETWEGITPYGNETTVANYLAVLAEQGTQAVLLISHLPLVGDIVAELYGKRNPISFYPSTIAQVDWDGQKGRLESHHYPPENL